In one window of Arthrobacter pascens DNA:
- a CDS encoding aldo/keto reductase produces the protein MTLSPTLTFNDGHTIPQLGYGVWQVEDGVAEKVVRQAFEAGFRHIDTAKVYGNEAGVGRAIAGSGLSPEEIFITTKLWNADQGYESTLAAFEESMDRLGLETLDLYLIHWLQPRQDKYVDTWKALIELRKRGRVRSIGVSNFTAEGLQRLIDETGVTPAIHQIELHPYFNQRELREFGASKGILTQAWSPLGQGGALLEDVTVSNIAAKHQATPAQVVISWHLAIGNVVIPKSVTESRIQENFAALDVTLDSEDIEAINGLDRTAKGEGRIGPDPAVSDFA, from the coding sequence ATGACTCTTTCACCCACACTGACATTCAATGACGGACACACGATTCCCCAGCTCGGGTATGGGGTGTGGCAGGTCGAGGACGGCGTCGCGGAGAAGGTTGTCCGCCAGGCTTTCGAAGCCGGCTTCCGGCACATCGACACGGCCAAGGTCTACGGCAACGAGGCTGGCGTGGGCAGGGCAATCGCAGGCTCCGGTCTCAGCCCCGAGGAAATCTTCATCACCACCAAGCTTTGGAACGCCGATCAGGGCTATGAATCCACGCTGGCCGCATTCGAAGAGTCCATGGACCGGCTGGGGCTGGAAACACTGGACCTCTACCTGATTCACTGGCTGCAGCCCCGGCAGGACAAGTACGTGGACACCTGGAAGGCGCTCATCGAACTCCGGAAGCGTGGCCGTGTCAGGTCGATCGGCGTCTCAAACTTCACGGCAGAGGGGCTGCAGCGCCTCATCGACGAAACCGGCGTCACTCCGGCCATTCATCAGATCGAACTGCACCCCTACTTCAACCAGCGCGAACTGCGTGAGTTCGGCGCTTCCAAGGGAATCCTTACCCAGGCCTGGTCACCGCTGGGCCAGGGTGGTGCCCTCCTCGAGGATGTCACCGTCAGCAACATTGCTGCCAAGCATCAGGCCACCCCGGCACAGGTGGTCATTTCCTGGCACCTGGCCATCGGCAACGTCGTGATTCCGAAGTCGGTCACGGAGTCCCGGATCCAGGAAAACTTCGCGGCTCTGGATGTCACCCTGGACAGCGAGGACATTGAGGCCATCAACGGCCTGGACCGGACGGCTAAGGGTGAAGGCCGTATCGGCCCGGATCCGGCAGTTTCTGACTTCGCCTAG
- a CDS encoding bacterial proteasome activator family protein produces MSDPTDTQPDDVPVEGTTLDNGEQPAPAVAAAGPAANGARENKPKGSSLQDLVDQPAKVMRIGTMIRQLLEEVKAAPLDDAARGRLAEIHERSIKELEDGLAPELVAELDRISLPFPEDGTPSDAELRIAQAQLVGWLEGLFHGIQTAIAAQHAAREQAAAQLQLRQLPPGTMIAPGVVIGENGEPQRASAGQQRPGPGPGKQGRPEDPDHGPGQYL; encoded by the coding sequence ATGAGCGACCCAACAGACACTCAGCCCGATGACGTCCCGGTTGAGGGCACAACTCTGGACAACGGGGAACAGCCGGCGCCGGCAGTTGCCGCTGCGGGACCTGCCGCCAATGGGGCACGAGAAAACAAACCCAAAGGCAGCAGCCTGCAGGACCTCGTGGACCAACCGGCCAAAGTCATGCGGATCGGGACCATGATCCGGCAGCTTCTGGAGGAGGTTAAAGCCGCGCCGCTGGACGACGCCGCTCGCGGGCGCCTCGCCGAAATCCACGAGCGGTCCATCAAGGAACTGGAGGACGGGCTGGCTCCGGAGCTGGTTGCAGAACTGGACCGGATCAGCCTGCCTTTCCCGGAAGACGGCACTCCGTCCGACGCCGAACTCAGGATTGCCCAGGCGCAGCTGGTGGGCTGGCTGGAGGGTCTGTTCCACGGCATCCAGACGGCCATAGCCGCCCAGCATGCAGCCCGGGAGCAGGCCGCTGCACAGCTGCAGCTCAGGCAGCTTCCGCCAGGGACCATGATTGCCCCCGGAGTCGTGATCGGGGAGAACGGCGAGCCGCAGCGGGCATCAGCAGGTCAGCAGCGCCCCGGCCCGGGTCCCGGAAAACAGGGCCGCCCGGAGGACCCGGACCACGGTCCCGGCCAGTACCTGTAG
- a CDS encoding YbdD/YjiX family protein gives MAAVATGFRSFARYFQGVLGADAYTKYVEHHRVTGHGTPPLSEREFWRDRTDRQETNPQGRCC, from the coding sequence CTGGCCGCCGTCGCCACCGGGTTCCGGAGTTTCGCCCGCTACTTCCAAGGGGTGCTGGGCGCGGACGCGTACACAAAATACGTGGAGCACCACAGGGTTACCGGACATGGGACGCCGCCTTTGAGTGAACGCGAATTCTGGCGGGACCGCACCGACCGCCAGGAGACCAATCCGCAAGGCAGGTGCTGCTGA
- a CDS encoding carbon starvation CstA family protein, whose translation MAGTADELAGATHKGSALTADPALPATAVDEAVREAEDQRWTPAKIALWAAIALLGGVAWLMLAIVRGETVNAIWFVFASVCTYLIGYRFYSKVIEKLLLKPDDRRATPAEYKADGKDYVRTDRNVLFGHHFAAIAGAGPLVGPVIAAQMGYLPGTIWIIVGVVFAGAVQDYLVLFFSMRRGGRSLGQMAREELGVIGGTAALVATLLIMVIIVAILALVVVNALGESPWGVFSVGMTIPIALFMGVYLRYLRPGKILEVSIIGFVLLMAAIIGGGAVAGTEWGAAFFHLDKVTIAWGLIIYGFIAAILPVWLLLAPRDYLSTFMKIGVIVMLALAIVVVRPEISVPAFSEFSGKDNGPVFSGALFPFLFVTIACGALSGFHALISSGTTPKLIEKDRQTRFIGYGGMLMESFVAIMALVAAISIDRGIYFAMNAPLALTGGTVESAATWVNSLGLAGVNITPDLLAQTAKDVGEGSIISRSGGAPTLAVGLAHIMHQFIGGTAMMAFWYHFAIMFEALFILTAVDAGTRVARFMLQDSIGNFVPKFKEASWRPGAWLCTAVMVGAWGAVLLMGVTDPLGGINTLFPLFGIANQLLAAIALAVCMAIAAKRGAFKYLWIVALPLAFAAVVTITASFQKIFSPVPAVGYFANNAAFSKALADGKTEFGTAKTAAAMEAVVRNTMIQGWLSIIFVVLSIIVIATAILATIKAFRNTAAGTANTDHEDEPRPSRVFAPAGLIPTVAERGLMAEWDKVPAELRFEKAGHH comes from the coding sequence ATGGCCGGAACGGCTGATGAACTCGCAGGTGCAACGCATAAGGGCAGCGCTTTGACCGCAGACCCGGCCCTTCCCGCAACCGCGGTGGATGAGGCCGTTCGCGAAGCCGAAGATCAGAGATGGACTCCCGCAAAGATTGCCCTCTGGGCCGCTATCGCACTGTTGGGAGGCGTGGCGTGGCTCATGCTGGCCATTGTCCGGGGTGAAACCGTCAATGCCATCTGGTTTGTCTTTGCTTCGGTCTGCACCTACCTCATCGGCTACCGGTTCTACTCCAAGGTCATCGAGAAGCTCCTCCTCAAGCCCGACGACCGCCGCGCCACGCCGGCCGAGTACAAGGCGGACGGCAAGGATTACGTCCGTACGGACCGGAACGTGCTCTTCGGCCACCACTTTGCAGCCATAGCCGGTGCCGGCCCCTTGGTTGGGCCGGTGATCGCGGCGCAGATGGGATACCTCCCGGGCACCATCTGGATCATCGTCGGCGTCGTATTTGCCGGTGCGGTCCAGGACTATCTTGTGCTGTTCTTCTCCATGCGCCGCGGCGGGCGTTCCCTCGGGCAGATGGCACGGGAGGAACTGGGCGTCATCGGCGGTACCGCCGCCCTGGTAGCCACGCTGCTCATCATGGTGATCATTGTCGCCATCCTGGCGCTCGTCGTCGTCAATGCCCTTGGAGAGAGCCCGTGGGGTGTGTTCTCCGTAGGCATGACCATCCCCATCGCACTGTTCATGGGTGTCTACCTTCGCTACCTCCGCCCCGGGAAGATCCTTGAAGTCTCCATCATCGGGTTTGTGCTGCTCATGGCGGCCATCATCGGCGGCGGTGCCGTAGCCGGCACCGAATGGGGTGCCGCGTTCTTCCACCTCGATAAGGTCACCATTGCCTGGGGCCTCATCATCTATGGTTTTATTGCCGCCATCCTTCCCGTCTGGCTGCTGCTCGCGCCCCGCGACTACCTCTCCACCTTCATGAAGATCGGTGTGATCGTCATGCTGGCCCTGGCCATTGTGGTGGTCCGTCCCGAAATCAGCGTGCCCGCGTTCAGCGAATTTTCCGGCAAGGACAACGGGCCGGTGTTCTCAGGTGCCCTGTTCCCGTTCCTTTTCGTGACCATTGCCTGCGGAGCCCTGTCCGGCTTCCATGCCCTGATTTCCTCAGGCACCACACCGAAGCTCATTGAAAAGGATCGCCAGACGCGCTTCATCGGCTACGGCGGCATGCTGATGGAGTCCTTCGTGGCCATCATGGCCCTGGTTGCAGCGATCTCCATCGACCGTGGCATCTACTTCGCCATGAATGCACCGCTGGCCCTCACCGGTGGAACTGTTGAGTCCGCCGCCACCTGGGTCAACAGCCTGGGTCTGGCCGGAGTGAATATCACGCCTGACCTGCTCGCCCAGACGGCAAAGGACGTGGGCGAGGGGAGCATCATCTCCCGCTCGGGCGGTGCCCCCACCCTGGCCGTCGGCCTGGCCCACATCATGCATCAATTCATCGGCGGAACAGCAATGATGGCCTTCTGGTACCACTTCGCCATCATGTTCGAGGCACTTTTCATCCTCACCGCGGTCGACGCCGGGACCCGGGTGGCGAGGTTCATGCTGCAGGACTCCATCGGCAACTTCGTCCCCAAATTCAAGGAAGCCTCCTGGCGTCCGGGTGCCTGGCTCTGCACCGCGGTGATGGTGGGCGCGTGGGGAGCTGTGCTGCTGATGGGTGTCACGGACCCGCTGGGCGGCATCAATACACTGTTCCCGCTGTTCGGCATCGCCAACCAGCTGCTCGCAGCGATCGCGCTGGCCGTCTGCATGGCCATCGCAGCCAAACGCGGGGCCTTCAAGTACCTGTGGATCGTGGCGCTCCCGCTGGCCTTCGCCGCCGTGGTCACCATAACGGCCAGCTTCCAGAAAATCTTCTCGCCGGTTCCGGCCGTGGGATATTTCGCCAACAACGCCGCCTTCTCAAAGGCTCTGGCGGACGGGAAGACCGAGTTCGGCACAGCCAAGACCGCGGCGGCCATGGAGGCCGTGGTGCGCAACACCATGATCCAGGGCTGGCTGTCCATCATCTTCGTGGTCCTGAGCATCATCGTCATCGCCACGGCCATCCTCGCCACCATCAAGGCCTTCCGCAACACCGCTGCCGGAACTGCCAACACTGACCACGAGGACGAGCCGCGGCCCTCCCGGGTCTTCGCACCCGCGGGGCTCATCCCCACCGTTGCGGAACGTGGGCTCATGGCGGAATGGGACAAAGTGCCGGCCGAGCTCCGCTTCGAAAAGGCAGGCCACCATTGA
- a CDS encoding ABC transporter ATP-binding protein has translation MSVQGPQQVLELARVSRTFGEGATAVAALRDVDLTISAGEFVAVMGPSGSGKSSLLALAGGLDLPTSGDVFVESTPLAGLGLNELARLRRRAVGYVFQDFNLVPTLTAAENVALPLELDGTGAKKAHRQALDALRQVGMPELADRFMDQMSGGQQQRVAIARAIVGERRLILADEPTGALDSTTGQGVMEVLRGRADAGAAVMLVTHEARHAAWADRVVFLRDGRIVDQAAAMHDPTMLLTQAGL, from the coding sequence GTGAGCGTCCAGGGGCCGCAGCAGGTCCTGGAACTGGCCCGCGTCAGCAGGACTTTCGGTGAAGGCGCGACGGCGGTCGCGGCGCTCCGCGACGTAGACCTCACCATTAGTGCCGGCGAGTTCGTTGCCGTGATGGGCCCGTCAGGTTCTGGAAAATCTTCGCTCCTGGCGCTGGCCGGCGGTCTGGACCTGCCGACGTCGGGGGATGTCTTTGTGGAGTCGACACCCCTGGCCGGGCTGGGACTGAACGAACTGGCACGGCTGCGGCGCCGCGCCGTCGGCTACGTCTTCCAGGATTTCAACCTGGTTCCCACCCTGACTGCCGCCGAAAATGTTGCCTTGCCACTGGAACTCGACGGAACAGGAGCAAAGAAGGCCCACCGGCAGGCGCTGGACGCCCTGAGGCAGGTGGGGATGCCCGAACTGGCGGACCGGTTCATGGACCAGATGTCCGGCGGCCAGCAGCAGCGGGTGGCCATCGCCAGGGCCATTGTCGGAGAGCGCCGGCTGATCCTTGCCGATGAACCCACCGGAGCCCTGGACTCCACCACAGGCCAGGGTGTCATGGAAGTACTGCGGGGGCGGGCAGACGCCGGCGCCGCCGTCATGCTCGTGACCCATGAAGCCCGGCACGCCGCCTGGGCGGACCGCGTGGTGTTCCTGAGGGACGGCCGCATAGTGGACCAGGCAGCCGCCATGCACGATCCCACGATGCTCCTGACCCAGGCCGGGCTCTGA
- a CDS encoding PadR family transcriptional regulator translates to MSIRHSLLALLQDQPRYGYQLRVEFENRTGATWPLNIGQVYTTLDRLERDGLVSNEGGDGEGHVVYSITAAGKAEVQGWFAAPVERANPPRNELAIKLALAVTLPGVDVQAIIQAQRVASIRALQDYTKARRETAANQRAADTAWLLVLDSLIFQTEAEVRWLDLCEARMVQQAQSAGHRAASKPSNGVTVEEAAPLIADSRR, encoded by the coding sequence ATGTCCATCCGTCACAGCCTCCTCGCCCTGCTGCAGGACCAGCCGCGTTATGGCTACCAGCTCAGGGTCGAGTTCGAGAACCGCACGGGGGCCACCTGGCCTCTGAACATCGGCCAGGTTTACACCACCCTGGACCGGCTGGAACGGGACGGCCTGGTCAGCAACGAAGGCGGGGATGGCGAAGGCCACGTGGTTTACAGCATCACTGCCGCGGGCAAGGCCGAAGTACAGGGCTGGTTCGCCGCCCCGGTGGAGCGCGCCAACCCGCCGCGGAACGAACTCGCCATCAAATTGGCCCTCGCGGTGACGCTGCCAGGGGTAGATGTGCAGGCCATCATCCAAGCCCAGAGAGTCGCTTCCATCCGGGCCCTGCAGGATTACACCAAGGCCCGCCGCGAGACTGCCGCCAACCAGCGAGCCGCGGACACCGCCTGGCTGCTGGTCCTGGACTCGCTGATTTTCCAGACGGAAGCAGAAGTCCGCTGGCTGGACCTCTGCGAGGCCCGGATGGTGCAGCAGGCGCAGTCTGCGGGCCACCGTGCAGCAAGTAAACCGTCCAACGGGGTCACTGTGGAAGAGGCTGCCCCGCTTATCGCGGACAGCCGCCGGTGA
- a CDS encoding NAD(P)H-quinone oxidoreductase has product MKAVYISKPGGPEVLEVRDVDPPVPGQGEVLIAVVAAGLNRADVQQRRGFYPAPPGASEIPGLEVSGRIVGFGPGVTKPFSVGDKVVALLAGGGYAQQVAVPAEQVLRIPDGVDVVTAASLPEVAATVYSNLFMTAQLQEGETVLIHGATGGIGTMAIQMAKAFGAKVATTAGSAEKVGTAKAFLGADIAIDYTEEDFPESLRRQNGGKGADVILDVVGAKYLQQNVDALADYGRLIVIGLQGGSKGELDLGQLLKKRAALVATALRPRPVAEKGAILDAVRQAVWPLISSGQIRPLVAKTFPLDQVQAAHQYFDSGEHVGKILLVT; this is encoded by the coding sequence ATGAAAGCCGTCTACATATCAAAACCTGGCGGTCCGGAAGTGCTGGAGGTCCGTGACGTGGACCCTCCGGTTCCCGGGCAGGGCGAGGTGTTGATCGCCGTCGTGGCCGCGGGGCTCAACCGTGCAGACGTCCAGCAGCGCAGGGGATTCTATCCGGCACCGCCGGGCGCCTCCGAGATCCCGGGACTGGAGGTTTCGGGGCGGATCGTGGGCTTCGGGCCCGGTGTCACCAAGCCGTTCTCGGTGGGCGACAAAGTGGTAGCGCTGCTCGCCGGCGGCGGATATGCGCAGCAGGTCGCCGTTCCGGCCGAACAGGTGCTGAGGATTCCCGACGGCGTCGACGTGGTGACCGCCGCTTCCTTGCCTGAGGTTGCCGCCACTGTCTACTCCAACCTCTTCATGACGGCGCAGTTGCAGGAGGGCGAGACCGTGTTGATCCACGGGGCAACCGGCGGCATCGGCACCATGGCGATACAGATGGCCAAGGCATTTGGTGCGAAGGTGGCAACCACTGCAGGATCAGCGGAGAAGGTAGGGACCGCCAAGGCCTTCCTCGGGGCGGACATCGCCATCGACTACACCGAAGAAGACTTTCCGGAAAGCCTCAGGCGGCAAAATGGCGGCAAAGGCGCCGATGTGATCCTGGACGTTGTGGGCGCCAAGTACCTGCAGCAAAACGTTGATGCGCTCGCCGACTACGGACGGCTGATCGTGATCGGCCTGCAGGGCGGCTCCAAGGGTGAACTGGACCTTGGCCAGCTGCTGAAGAAGCGCGCCGCGTTGGTGGCCACAGCCCTCCGGCCCCGGCCGGTGGCGGAAAAGGGCGCCATCCTGGATGCCGTGCGGCAGGCGGTGTGGCCGCTCATCAGCAGCGGCCAAATCCGCCCGCTGGTGGCCAAAACCTTTCCCCTGGACCAGGTCCAGGCCGCGCACCAGTACTTCGACAGCGGTGAACACGTCGGAAAGATCCTCCTGGTCACTTAA
- a CDS encoding LLM class flavin-dependent oxidoreductase, whose product MTEQRQLHLNAFLMSTGHHEASWRLPESNSHAGTDVGHFQRLAQTAERGKLDSIFFADSPVLHGDVAQRPYGGLEPTVLLAAIAAVTERIGLIATASTTYNEPYNLARRFASVDQISGGRAGWNVVTTAGDAAARNFSLAGQPAHSQRYERAAEFLDVAKKLWNSWEDDAIVADKAAGIWADSSRVHRAEHEGRHFQVEGALDVPRSAQGYPVIVQAGSSENGKEFAARYAEAVFTAHQTLADARAFYSDLKQRTAAAGRDPEGIKILPGIVPVIGSTEEEARRLERELDELILPEHARNQLAGLLRVPADSLKLDAELPADLPSEDEIEGAKSRYRLIVNLARRERLTVRQLIGRLGGGRGHRTFSGTPVQVADAIQDWFEAGAADGFNIMPPVLPTGLDIFVDQVVPILQDRGLFRREYSGRTLREHFGLTKPANPFSAVPQLI is encoded by the coding sequence GTGACCGAACAAAGGCAGCTTCACCTCAACGCCTTCCTGATGAGCACAGGCCATCACGAGGCATCGTGGCGGCTGCCGGAGAGCAACAGCCACGCCGGTACGGACGTGGGGCATTTCCAGAGGCTGGCGCAGACGGCCGAGCGCGGGAAGCTGGACTCCATCTTCTTTGCCGATTCGCCGGTCCTGCACGGGGACGTGGCCCAGCGGCCTTACGGCGGCCTGGAACCGACAGTGCTGCTCGCCGCGATAGCTGCCGTCACGGAGCGCATCGGGCTCATTGCCACGGCATCCACCACGTACAACGAACCGTACAACCTGGCACGGCGCTTCGCTTCCGTGGACCAGATCAGCGGAGGCAGGGCCGGCTGGAATGTCGTGACCACTGCGGGGGACGCAGCGGCCAGGAATTTCTCCCTCGCGGGTCAGCCTGCCCATTCCCAGCGGTACGAGCGCGCGGCGGAGTTCCTGGATGTCGCCAAGAAACTCTGGAACAGCTGGGAGGATGACGCCATTGTGGCGGACAAAGCGGCAGGGATCTGGGCGGACAGTTCCCGGGTGCACCGGGCCGAGCACGAGGGCCGGCACTTCCAGGTGGAAGGCGCCTTGGACGTCCCGAGGTCAGCGCAGGGGTACCCCGTGATTGTGCAGGCAGGCTCATCGGAAAACGGCAAGGAGTTCGCCGCCCGGTATGCGGAGGCCGTCTTCACCGCACACCAGACCCTGGCCGATGCCCGGGCCTTCTATTCGGATCTGAAGCAGCGCACAGCCGCAGCCGGCAGGGATCCGGAAGGAATCAAGATCCTGCCGGGCATCGTTCCGGTCATCGGCTCAACAGAGGAGGAGGCGCGCCGGCTCGAGCGGGAACTGGATGAGCTCATCCTGCCCGAGCACGCCCGCAACCAGCTGGCCGGGTTGCTGCGGGTTCCGGCCGACTCCCTGAAGCTGGACGCCGAACTTCCGGCCGACCTTCCGTCGGAGGACGAAATCGAAGGCGCCAAGAGCCGCTACAGGCTGATCGTGAACCTCGCGCGGCGGGAACGCCTCACCGTGCGGCAACTGATCGGCCGGCTTGGCGGCGGTCGCGGGCACCGGACCTTCTCCGGCACGCCGGTGCAGGTGGCGGACGCCATCCAGGACTGGTTCGAGGCCGGAGCGGCCGATGGCTTCAACATCATGCCGCCCGTGCTGCCTACAGGCCTGGACATCTTCGTCGACCAGGTGGTTCCGATCCTGCAGGACCGGGGACTCTTCAGGCGGGAATACTCGGGACGGACACTCCGGGAACACTTCGGACTGACCAAACCGGCCAACCCGTTCAGCGCGGTGCCGCAGCTGATCTAG
- a CDS encoding TauD/TfdA dioxygenase family protein, translating to MTAITETRLQFTKLGSRIGAEIRGLDLSADLSDATIARIREALNVHKALVFREANVLDDDAQVRFASRFGPLTNAHPTVASVDGKPAVLPVDSENGSANNWHTDVTFVVNPPQASTLRSITLPAYGGETLIASSAGAYRDLPEELRHFADTLWAIHTNDYDYSVPKNLEHANAEERRKEFTRIHFETAHPVVRVHPLTGERGLFIGGFAQRLRIVGLSNTESRDILRLLQAYITRPENVVRVNWEPNQLVLFDNRITQHYAPDNYDGQARQLNRVTVAGDIPRGVDGRASTSIKGDSSAYSETVVLDETVYAGVQQ from the coding sequence ATGACCGCCATCACTGAAACCAGGCTCCAGTTCACCAAACTGGGATCCCGCATTGGCGCCGAAATCCGGGGGCTGGACCTCAGCGCGGATCTCAGCGACGCCACCATCGCCCGGATCCGCGAGGCCCTGAACGTCCACAAGGCCCTGGTCTTCCGGGAAGCAAACGTGCTCGACGACGACGCCCAGGTCCGCTTCGCCAGCCGGTTCGGCCCGCTCACCAACGCCCATCCCACGGTGGCGTCGGTGGACGGCAAACCAGCAGTCCTCCCGGTGGACAGTGAAAACGGCAGTGCCAACAACTGGCACACTGACGTCACGTTCGTCGTGAACCCGCCCCAGGCCTCGACTCTGCGCAGCATCACGCTCCCCGCATATGGCGGCGAAACGCTGATCGCATCTTCGGCCGGCGCATATCGGGACCTGCCGGAGGAGCTTCGTCATTTCGCGGACACCCTGTGGGCCATCCACACCAACGACTACGACTATTCGGTGCCCAAGAACCTGGAACACGCTAACGCCGAGGAGCGCCGCAAGGAGTTCACGCGTATCCACTTCGAAACTGCCCACCCCGTGGTCCGGGTGCATCCGCTTACCGGGGAAAGGGGGCTGTTCATCGGCGGGTTCGCCCAGCGGCTGAGGATCGTTGGCTTGTCCAATACCGAATCCAGGGACATTCTTCGGCTCCTGCAGGCCTACATCACCCGCCCGGAGAACGTGGTCCGGGTGAACTGGGAACCCAACCAGCTGGTCCTCTTCGACAACCGCATCACCCAGCACTACGCCCCGGACAACTACGACGGGCAGGCGCGCCAGCTCAACAGGGTAACTGTCGCCGGCGATATCCCCCGCGGCGTGGACGGCCGTGCCAGCACCTCCATCAAGGGTGATTCATCGGCCTACTCCGAGACCGTTGTCCTTGACGAAACCGTGTACGCCGGGGTCCAGCAGTGA
- a CDS encoding ABC transporter permease, protein MGKGSAVRRPAPGTPAGGGRKAAGALAILAGRVSRAAWKSLAVLLFLALWEVGPLYLAGPSTRVFLPPLHEVLAAGVKLVQSGQLQNHLQASLSRSVSGFSIAVVSAVTLGLLIAWYSWLNSFLNPLLELFRNTATLALLPVFTLLLGIGEESKITIVAYAAFFPVLLNTIAGVRTVDPLLIRAAKSLGLNSFRLFQKVILPSAVPTIFTGIRMAGTSSILVLIAAEMVGAKAGLGYLIVNSQMSFLIPDMYAGILTVSVLGLLVNLLLVSLERHFSRWRTAVGSTS, encoded by the coding sequence ATGGGAAAGGGTTCCGCCGTCAGGCGACCCGCTCCCGGGACTCCCGCCGGAGGGGGACGGAAGGCAGCAGGAGCACTGGCCATCCTTGCTGGCCGCGTTAGCCGGGCAGCGTGGAAGTCCCTGGCCGTCCTGCTGTTCCTGGCCCTCTGGGAAGTAGGCCCGCTGTATTTGGCGGGTCCGTCCACCCGCGTGTTCCTGCCTCCGTTGCATGAAGTGCTGGCCGCCGGCGTGAAGCTCGTGCAATCAGGCCAGCTGCAGAACCACCTGCAGGCCAGTCTGTCCCGCTCCGTCTCCGGCTTCAGCATTGCTGTGGTGTCGGCAGTGACGCTGGGACTGCTTATCGCTTGGTACAGCTGGCTGAATTCATTCCTGAACCCGTTGCTGGAACTCTTCCGGAACACCGCCACCCTGGCCCTGCTGCCCGTGTTCACGCTGCTGCTGGGCATAGGCGAGGAATCCAAGATCACCATCGTTGCCTACGCCGCGTTCTTTCCGGTTCTGCTGAACACCATTGCAGGCGTCCGGACCGTGGACCCGCTGCTGATCCGTGCCGCCAAGTCGCTGGGGCTGAACAGCTTCCGACTGTTCCAGAAGGTGATCCTGCCCTCCGCCGTCCCGACCATTTTCACCGGCATCAGGATGGCGGGCACCTCCTCCATCCTGGTCCTGATCGCTGCAGAGATGGTCGGAGCGAAGGCCGGGCTGGGCTACCTGATCGTCAATTCACAGATGAGCTTCCTCATCCCGGACATGTACGCCGGCATCCTGACAGTCTCCGTGCTGGGCCTGCTGGTGAACCTGCTGCTCGTGTCGCTGGAACGGCACTTCTCCCGCTGGCGCACCGCCGTCGGCTCCACCTCCTGA
- a CDS encoding ABC transporter ATP-binding protein, whose translation MTPKISLKNVTKEFIVRQGGRGARRSSEPSVLTALDDLSLDVADGEFLTLVGPSGSGKTTLLDLLAGLSRPTSGSVLVDGKDVTGPGQDRAVVFQQYALFPWRTASANVSIGLENKGLSRKQRAEIASRFLDLVGLAGFEDRYPHELSGGMKQRVAIARSLAYEPDVLLMDEPFAALDAQTREQLQDELLRIWKATGKTIVFITHGIDEAVYLGQRVAVLSARPGRLKEIVDINIPDRDSDADIRSHPAFVEHRHQVWSLLHDEVRLAQDSGHRKILPDGTAPDEQPRERSAA comes from the coding sequence ATGACCCCCAAGATCAGTCTGAAAAATGTCACGAAGGAGTTCATCGTCCGCCAGGGCGGCAGGGGCGCGCGCCGGAGCAGCGAACCCTCTGTCCTCACTGCGCTCGATGATCTCAGCCTGGACGTGGCCGACGGCGAATTCCTCACCCTCGTGGGCCCCAGCGGTTCCGGAAAGACCACGCTCCTTGACCTGCTGGCCGGTCTTTCCCGCCCCACGTCCGGAAGTGTCCTGGTGGACGGGAAAGACGTGACGGGACCCGGGCAGGACCGGGCGGTGGTGTTCCAGCAGTACGCCCTGTTCCCATGGCGCACCGCATCGGCCAACGTCTCCATCGGTCTTGAAAACAAGGGTCTGTCCCGGAAACAGCGGGCCGAGATTGCCAGCCGGTTCCTCGATCTGGTGGGTCTGGCGGGCTTCGAGGACCGGTATCCCCACGAACTGTCAGGCGGGATGAAGCAGCGCGTCGCCATCGCCAGGAGCCTCGCCTATGAACCTGACGTCCTGCTGATGGACGAGCCGTTCGCGGCGCTGGACGCCCAGACCCGGGAGCAGCTCCAGGACGAACTCCTGCGGATCTGGAAAGCGACGGGAAAAACAATCGTGTTCATCACGCACGGGATCGACGAGGCCGTGTACCTGGGCCAGCGCGTGGCCGTGCTCAGCGCCAGGCCCGGCCGGCTCAAGGAAATCGTGGACATCAACATCCCCGATCGTGACAGCGACGCGGACATTCGCTCGCATCCGGCCTTTGTGGAGCACCGGCACCAGGTCTGGTCCCTCCTGCACGACGAGGTCCGCCTCGCCCAGGACTCCGGCCACCGGAAGATCCTTCCGGACGGCACTGCCCCCGACGAACAGCCACGTGAAAGGAGCGCAGCCTGA